One genomic region from Hemiscyllium ocellatum isolate sHemOce1 chromosome 13, sHemOce1.pat.X.cur, whole genome shotgun sequence encodes:
- the zbtb38 gene encoding zinc finger and BTB domain-containing protein 38 isoform X3, with protein MPSSTDMMDNSHSQTVLCCLNEQRTKGVFCDVTIVVEDAKFKAHKNVLAAASIYFKNLFSSQELWLVGHILELPDFKADVFAEILHFIYSAKVAIKGYERVQELVDAGKRLGISFLENLMPIPQQHIESVNALCSYSPNSSQSVSPASSLSLPSSIPNLKAEVCNAVSDKGNEDFPFVNGPRITNAFSIFDMQAGSDMYFPVDLTTNVNKKATESDKLSMVCVGQDANGTQQIPAQTFAEHSYAVSSSRKDQQNVDPPSDLQVKKPTEENEKPLCNINSNTADSGATQEMQLQDQISKTPQTLYTASSTGFNVLRFNLNALQTTNGSSPVNVVPATSPLSGPDVETRETESGHTDVERASAKENMSKLVSNTVWSETVPAVPCQTPYNCKYCPRSFSTRVSLNVHSQIHTTLLEKPLSCRHCGKPFVHLKRLQTHEHLCRGPGTSLSDCESIDEQVENICSDNEVASGEEDRNSNSHALELEPSNKRPLKLVRSRRGNSSPEPEHFVKVVEGHILYFCSVCKRSYVTLSSLKRHANVHSWRRTYPCHYCNKVFALAEYRTKHEIWHTGERRYQCIFCLETFMTYYTLKTHQKSFHGIDPGLPTNKKATSGGYRAKMYPFKLYRLLPMKLQKRPYKTYTRSSPENCKDNKVVGVSSSDENTSSLDITNFSTGSLSSTSEHLQDKLLSSEIMPSQQSSLCAPGSFLTETSESSAREACHLSECEGGSLSIGCHLNKPLLPCTSTENETYDNDKDNADIGQQGLVTNVNNTGLSVINYGHTAPSVIMHSNRVSSVIKHGNAFSSVITYNHGVQSGNDIHHSRSQTNLINDSLDTNPRKNISKDCVRFQKKSTYKKGNGQITEPAPTPKNHSSTFSGGCRTETYIAKPAFPGTSTDNQVAPLCQITVKIGDKAVVQRQITESRQFRRKGRKPKYMIPNEEKMVHDIKKEESEEQINKSPSYTDPIGSIADPAGGIETCDEMSDHDSNDKLWRPYYSYKPKKRSKGFNKLRKSRWKKNGGCNVDSPSVPIPAIREEQNFDILKGIAINKENNDVSQESNCTLGDKLKDTEEVKRQPKSHSTTKPHSCSICTKSFPNSSTLKMHMRCHTGEQPFSCKSCGRRFSVQGNLHKHERIHLGVKEFICLYCNKAFTLSETLKKHERIHTGEKRYRCHFCPRRFLYLTTKKNHEQRHLERKRAQQVGKEHVCFQCFKICKTAAALGMHQKKHLIKDPGCEDAEGSKNYQSDLHTNVTCPTVAESKLTNRTEAENKLKLATTTGNCEQNLSSHNTELSPDCGQPELPIVQTNNTKYTWSSVHDINADPLRSSLPQNSENIWQIHQQNLDINLPICRNVSYQCENSNRDDGRFAFYQHSSKMFYTHQGEGMVYKAM; from the coding sequence ATGCCTTCAAGTACAGATATGATGGACAACTCCCACAGCCAGACTGTCCTTTGCTGCTTGAATGAACAACGCACCAAAGGAGTCTTTTGTGATGTAACCATTGTTGTGGAAGATGCCAAGTTTAAAGCCCACAAAAATGTCTTGGCAGCAGCTAGTATTTACTTTAAAAACCTCTTTTCGAGCCAGGAGTTGTGGTTGGTTGGCCATATTCTGGAGCTGCCTGACTTCAAGGCAGATGTGTTTGCAGAAATACTGCATTTCATCTACAGTGCAAAGGTAGCTATCAAAGGATATGAGAGAGTTCAAGAACTTGTTGATGCTGGGAAAAGATTAGGTATATCATTTTTGGAAAATCTGATGCCTATTCCTCAGCAACACATTGAATCTGTAAATGCACTATGCAGTTATTCACCTAACTCTTCTCAGTCAGTTTCTCCTGCTTCTTCCCTCTCTTTGCCAAGTAGCATTCCGAATCTCAAAGCAGAGGTCTGCAATGCTGTGAGTGATAAAGGCAATGAAGACTTCCCTTTTGTAAATGGACCTCGAATCACAAATGCGTTTTCAATTTTTGACATGCAAGCTGGCAGTGACATGTATTTTCCAGTTGACTTAACAACCAATGTCAACAAAAAAGCAACTGAATCTGATAAGCTGTCCATGGTATGTGTTGGCCAGGATGCAAATGGCACACAGCAGATACCTGCTCAAACTTTTGCTGAACATTCCTATGCTGTATCATCATCTCGAAAAGATCAGCAAAATGTTGATCCTCCTTCTGATCTTCAAGTGAAGAAACCTACAGAAGAAAATGAAAAACCTTTGTGCAATATTAATAGcaatactgcagattctggagctACACAGGAGATGCAGTTGCAAGACCAAATTTCCAAAACTCCACAAACACTGTACACTGCCAGCTCCACTGGCTTCAATGTTTTACGATTTAACTTGAATGCTTTGCAAACTACAAATGGTAGTAGCCCAGTAAATGTTGTGCCAGCTACTAGTCCATTAAGTGGACCTGACGTGGAGACAAGGGAAACTGAAAGTGGACATACTGATGTAGAAAGAGCTTCTGCTAAGGAAAACATGAGCAAATTAGTATCTAATACTGTTTGGTCTGAAACTGTGCCAGCAGTACCATGCCAAACTCCTTACAATTGTAAATATTGTCCACGATCTTTTAGTACTCGAGTATCATTGAATGTTCATTCCCAAATCCACACAACACTTTTGGAGAAACCTTTATCTTGTAGGCACTGTGGTAAACCATTCGTTCATCTGAAGAGGCTACAAACTCATGAGCATCTTTGCAGAGGACCAGGAACATCTTTGTCTGATTGTGAATCAATTGAtgagcaagtggagaatatttgcAGTGACAATGAAGTTGCAAGTGGTGAGGAAGATCGAAATTCAAATTCCCATGCTTTAGAATTAGAACCTTCCAACAAACGCCCATTAAAATTGGTGCGGTCAAGGAGAGGCAACAGCTCCCCAGAACCAGAACACTTCGTGAAAGTTGTTGAGGGACACATTTTATACTTTTGCAGTGTTTGCAAACGTTCCTATGTAACTTTGTCCAGCTTAAAGAGACATGCCAATGTTCATTCTTGGCGGCGAACATATCCCTGTCACTACTGCAATAAGGTATTTGCATTAGCTGAATATCGTACTAAACATGAAATATGGCACACTGGGGAGAGACGCTATCAGTGCATCTTTTGTTTAGAGACCTTTATGACCTATTATACTTTGAAAACCCATCAGAAATCATTTCATGGCATTGATCCAGGTCTTCCTACAAACAAGAAAGCAACAAGTGGTGGATATAGAGCCAAGATGTATCCATTCAAACTTTACAGGCTTCTACCTATGAAATTACAAAAAAGACCTTACAAAACATACACTAGATCTTCCCCAGAAAACTGCAAAGATAATAAGGTTGTTGGAGTTTCTTCAAGTGATGAAAATACCAGTTCTCTTGACATCACTAATTTTTCCACTGGTAGCTTATCATCTACTTCAGAGCATTTGCAGGACAAATTGCTATCTTCAGAAATTATGCCTTCACAGCAGTCTTCTCTTTGCGCACCAGGATCCTTCCTCACAGAAACATCTGAAAGTAGTGCAAGGGAAGCATGCCACCTGTCTGAATGTGAAGGTGGCAGTCTTTCCATTGGTTGCCATCTTAATAAACCCTTACTTCCTTGCACTTCAACAGAAAATGAAACCTATGATAATGATAAAGATAATGCTGATATTGGGCAACAAGGGTTGGTCACTAATGTAAACAATACAGGTCTTTCTGTTATTAACTATGGGCACACCGCTCCCTCTGTTATAATGCACAGCAATAGAGTTTCATCTGTTATAAAACATGGAAATGCATTTTCTTCAGTCATTACATACAaccatggagttcagtctggcaATGATATTCATCACTCACGTTCACAGACCAATTTGATCAACGATTCTTTGGATACAAATCCAAGGAAAAATATTTCTAAAGATTGTGTTAGATTTCAGAAAAAAAGTACGTACAAAAAGGGAAATGGACAAATCACAGAACCAGCTCCTACACCAAAAAATCATTCAAGCACTTTTTCTGGAGGATGTCGAACAGAAACTTATATTGCAAAACCTGCCTTTCCTGGAACCTCCACAGATAATCAAGTAGCTCCTCTTTGCCAAATTACAGTGAAGATCGGGGACAAAGCAGTTGTACAAAGACAAATTACAGAATCCAGACAGTTCCGTAGAAAAGGTAGAAAACCTAAATACATGATTCCAAATGAAGAAAAGATGGTCCATGATATTAAAAAAGAAGAAAGTGAAGAACAAATTAACAAGTCACCTAGTTACACAGATCCTATTGGAAGCATTGCAGATCCTGCTGGAGGCATTGAAACATGTGATGAAATGAGTGATCATGACTCAAATGACAAACTTTGGAGACCATACTATTCATATAAACCAAAAAAGAGATCTAAAGGGTTTAATAAACTGAGAAAATCTAGATGGAAGAAAAATGGTGGATGCAATGTTGATAGCCCCTCTGTTCCGATTCCTGCTATCAGAGAAGAACAGAATTTTGACATCCTAAAAGGAATTGCTATAAACAAAGAGAATAATGATGTATCTCAAGAATCTAATTGTACACTTGGTGATAAATTAAAAGATACTGAAGAAGTGAAAAGACAACCAAAAAGCCATTCAACAACAAAGCCTCATTCATGTAGTATTTGCACAAAATCATTTCCAAACTCTTCTACATTGAAAATGCATATGCGATGTCATACAGGTGAACAACCATTCTCCTGCAAATCCTGTGGCCGACGGTTTTCGGTCCAAGGAAACCTCCACAAACATGAACGCATCCATTTGGGTGTTAAAGAATTTATTTGCCTCTACTGCAACAAGGCTTTCACTTTGAGTGAAACTCTTAAAAAGCACGAAAGGATCCACACTGGGGAAAAGCGGTACCGCTGTCATTTCTGCCCTCGGCGTTTCCTTTACCTGACAACAAAGAAGAATCATGAGCAAAGACACTTGGAAAGAAAGCGTGCTCAGCAGGTAGGAAAGGAGCATGTTTGTTTCCAGTGTTTTAAAATTTGCAAAACAGCTGCTGCACTTGGTATGCACCAAAAAAAGCACTTAATAAAGGATCCTGGTTGTGAGGATGCAGAAGGATCGAAGAACTACCAAAGTGATCTCCATACAAATGTGACTTGTCCAACCGTAGCCGAATCTAAGCTTACAAATAGGACAGAGGCAGAGAACAAACTGAAATTGGCAACTACTACAGGTAACTGTGAACAGAATCTCAGTTCACACAACACAGAACTTAGCCCTGATTGCGGCCAACCTGAACTGCCAATCGTTCAAACTAATAATACAAAATACACATGGTCAAGTGTGCATGACATCAATGCAGATCCTTTACGGAGTTCGCTACCACAAAATAGTGAGAACATTTGGCAGATTCACCAGCAAAATCTAGACATTAATCTGCCTATTTGCAGAAATGTTTCTTATCAGTGTGAGAATAGCAACAGAGATGATGGCAGATTTGCTTTCTATCAACATTCTTCTAAAATGTTTTATACTCATCAGGGCGAGGGGATGGTGTACAAAGCCATGTAA